The DNA region AGCAGCGGCAGCGTGACGTAACGGAATTTCTGCCAGCCGGTGGCGCCGTCGATCTCGGCCGCCTCCAGCACGCTCTTGTCGACCGATTGCAGGCCGGCGATGAACAGCATCATGTGGAAGCCAAAATACTTCCAGACGATAACGCCGAGGATGGCATAGATCGCCACGTCCTTGTCGGCGAGCACGTAAGGATTGGCGAAACCGAAGAAGTTGGAAACGGCGGCAAACAGACCGTAGTCGCCATCATAGACAAAGCGCCAGATGAGGCCTGCGGCAACATCCGCCAGCACATAGGGCAGGAAGAAGATCAGGCGGTAAGCGACGACACCGGGAATGCGGTGCGCCAGCATGGTGGCCAGCCAGATGGCGAGCGGCACCTGGATGCAGATCGAAATGACGATGATCAGGCCGTTATTGAACAGCGCCTGGGTAAACGCCGCGTTGCGGAACAGGACCTGGAAATTGCGGAGCGCGATGAACTCCGTCGGCGCGCCGTAACCGTTCCACTTATAGAGGCTGTACCAGGCCGCCTCGCCCATCGGCATGATGACGAAGAGCGTGAAGAGCAGCAACGCCGGTGGCAGAAAGAGCAGCAGCACGGTCAGGCGGTCATGGGCGACCGAGCTCTTCCGGTTTGCGGCTCGTCTTGCCGGCCTTGCGGCGCTCGGTGTCGATAGGACTGAGATATTGGCCATGGTTCCTGCTTTCGCATCTCGTCGGCAGCGATGCCGGCGCTCCCGATTGGCAGGAGCGCCGGAAGGTTCTGCGGGCGCTGGCTATTGTTCCAGTTCGAAAGCGTCCTGGATCATCTGGGCGCCGTCCTTCGAATTCATCTGTCCGGAGACGATTTCCACCGAGACGTCGTTGACGACACGGCCGACGGCCGCACCGAGATCCTGATCGAAGAAGTTCTGATGCCAGGTCGAACCGGCAAGCTGTCTGGCCGATTCGGCCAGCAGCGGATTGACGACCCCGTCATCGGCGCCGACGGCGACGGGCAGCAGCATGCCTGATCTGGCCATGGCGCGCTCGTTGTCGGCGTTCGTCAGGAAAGCAAGGAAATCGATCGCTTCCTTCGAGGCCTTCTTGGTAAGCGCCCAGCCGTTCAGGCCGCCGAGCGTATCCGTCGGCTTGCCGGCGCCGCCTTCAACCGTCGGGAAGACGAAACGGCCGATATTGTCGGATGAAAGCCCCTTGCCGTCGCCGGCATTCTTGCGCTGGTTGGCCTCGGTCGCTTCAAAGCCGAGAATCATTGCCGCCTTGCCGTCGCCGAAAACGCCGAGCGTCTGCGGCCAGGTCGCGCCGAGATAGCCGGGCTGGAACGGTTCGAGCTTGCCGAGCTCGGCGAGATCTTCGCCGGCCTTGATGACGGCCGGATCGAGGAAGCCTTCGCCCTCGCCCTTCTTGGCCGCTTCAAAGACCTTCTGGCCGCCCTCGCGCATGACAAGATAGCTCCAGTAGAAGTGGATCGGCCATTTCTCGCCGCCGCCGCCGGCGATCGGCACGATACCGGCCGCCTTGATCTTCTTCACCGCCTCAAGAAAATCGGTCCAGGTCTTGATGTCTTCGGCCTTGACGCCTGCCTTGGCAAACAGCGCCTTGTTATAGAAGAAGCTCACCAGGCCGACTTTGTACGGGATTGCCCAGGTCTTGCCGTCGAAGGTCAGGCCGTCGACCGAGGCCGGCGTATAGGCCTTGCGC from Rhizobium sp. NLR16a includes:
- a CDS encoding sugar ABC transporter permease, translated to MANISVLSTPSAARPARRAANRKSSVAHDRLTVLLLFLPPALLLFTLFVIMPMGEAAWYSLYKWNGYGAPTEFIALRNFQVLFRNAAFTQALFNNGLIIVISICIQVPLAIWLATMLAHRIPGVVAYRLIFFLPYVLADVAAGLIWRFVYDGDYGLFAAVSNFFGFANPYVLADKDVAIYAILGVIVWKYFGFHMMLFIAGLQSVDKSVLEAAEIDGATGWQKFRYVTLPLLGSTLRLSIFFAVVGSLQLFDMIMPLTGGGPSNSTQTMVTFLYTYGVMRMQVGLGSAVGVVLFIICVTLAFGYKRIFMRHD
- a CDS encoding extracellular solute-binding protein, translating into MNFMLKNAAFGGRRIVSMAVAAGMLLAGAGAASATTVVKWLHLETDPKNVAAWEDIVKKYEAQHPDVDIQMQFLENEAFKAKLPTLLQSDDVPDFFFSWGGGVLKQQSETGALQDVTTALDADGGKLRKAYTPASVDGLTFDGKTWAIPYKVGLVSFFYNKALFAKAGVKAEDIKTWTDFLEAVKKIKAAGIVPIAGGGGEKWPIHFYWSYLVMREGGQKVFEAAKKGEGEGFLDPAVIKAGEDLAELGKLEPFQPGYLGATWPQTLGVFGDGKAAMILGFEATEANQRKNAGDGKGLSSDNIGRFVFPTVEGGAGKPTDTLGGLNGWALTKKASKEAIDFLAFLTNADNERAMARSGMLLPVAVGADDGVVNPLLAESARQLAGSTWHQNFFDQDLGAAVGRVVNDVSVEIVSGQMNSKDGAQMIQDAFELEQ